The segment GGTGGATGTTGAAGAAGCTTTGATGATGAATAATGAGTGATGTGTTGTCTTGATTGAACTATTTGTCAGACGTGAACGTTAGGCGAGCCCCACTCATCACTCATCATTGATTACTCATCAACTCTACCTCATAAACCCCGCTAAATAAATACACTGCCCCACTCTTCACATCAATGGCTTTGTGTCGCTTGCGTAACTTTTCTTTTTTCTGAAACACACGACCGTCTTTTGTTTTAAAGAGTTGATCATGTTGCAATTCTTCCACCAGCACTTCACCATTCCTTCGCACATCATAATTTTTCAACACACGCATCAAATGTTCTTCACCACAACTGGTAGCTGATGGATTCTGTAATGATTTCATCAACGCCTTTTCAATATCAGCGGGGAAAATTTTCTTCAATAAAAACTGGGCAAGTATTTTTCCATATTCATGCTTCCATTCTTTACCATGGGCTGCAATACGGAACCCATAATTTTCAAATGCAAGTAAATGCGCTATCTCGTGCAGCAGCGTTACAAGGAATGAATATTTGTTGAGATTACCGTTTACACTAATGCGGTGATTCTTTTGGTTGATGGCATGGCGGTAATCACCAAGTATACTGTTACGTTCCCTGGTAATGGTTAAATGAATCTTGTATTCGTGGAGATACTGCAAAACAGGTTCAACCGAACCTTCGGGCAAATAAGCAGCCAATGCATGTAATGGAACTTCCTTCTTACTCATTATTTTTCTTCTGCTTCAACAGGCGAAACACCATCCGCACTTCCATAAATGAATAAACAAAATACAATGCCATACAGATGTACAAGGCAGGTTTGTTGATGTTTGGTTTTGCTGCCATTGCATAAACGATCACTGCTGCCGCACAAACAAACATCTTGATCATGAGTGCACCATACACACTTCTGAAAAACACCTGGATGTTTTTATGCAAAAAACCTTTTACATGAAAATAAAGTGAAGCAATGGTTACGGCAAAAAGGATAAGGTTACCGATGATCAGTACATCCTTGCTCATGCCATATTTATTAAGCCAGCTTTTACCGGTAATAAACAACGCATTCAAAACTATAAACAGGATAACAATGGGAACAAAAAGCTGACGTGTTTCTTTCTTCATCTTTCTTTATGGTTTCTTAGATGTGTCTTTGAGTATGCGGTAAAACATGGCCATTAAAACAACCAATGGCAACAGCCATCCCAGTAAAGGAAAGTTGAGTTGTAACCAGCCATCCGTTTTCAGCCCCAAAAATACAGCTAAGCCCAATGCCACGAGCAGTTGCGTAGCCAGGCTGGCATACTGCATCAGGTATTGCTTATTTGTTTTTGTTTCCCTGTTTTGTTTATTGGTCGTTGGCTGCGGCATTTAAAGACTCTTTGCTGATCTCCAGCACACTGGCCAATGGTGCATTTGATACAGCAGCAGCGCCCATATGACATTCGCCATTGAACGAAGCAGTAGCATCAACCTGCAGCTGACCGGCATAAATATTACCGTTGATCTGGCAACTGCCTTTAAGGTAAAGCAATTCGGTTACTTTAATGGTGCCGTTGATCTGCCCCAGCACATCGGCCTGTTGGGCAACCACATCACCATAAATTTTACCCGATGGACCAACCAGCACTTTTGAGGAAGTGGTGAGGTTACCATGAAGCGTGCCATCCACCCGGATGTCGCCCTTGCTTTCAATATTTCCTTTGATTTCGGTACCTGAGGCAACGATGGTTGCCAAACCTGTTGAGGAATCTTTTTCCTGGGAACTGGATTTACTGTTGAACATATGCAGTGGTTTTTATTGTGTCGAACGTTCTACTTCAGGCATCTTCAGGGTATTTGTATCCAACACATTGGTTTTTACATCACCCGATAATACCTTTTTCAGATTATCAAGATACTGGTCTTTATATAACATCGATCTTTCCAGCGAATCGATCTTCGTTTTATAGAAGATCAGTTCTTTACGCTGACTTTGTGAACCATAGCCCGGTAAATAATATTTCAGGTTGGTAAATGTGATCAGCGCTACTGTGAGCCCCACCAATAATACAAAAATGGTGCTAAGAGTAACATAAACGCTCAATCTGGATAATTTAAATGTTACCACTTCTTCATAGGTATCATCGTTCATCACCACCAAACGGTAGCGGTTGCGCAAGCGCTTCAGTGTACTTTCTGCGTCAATTCGTTTTGCCATACTGTAAATGAGGACTAAATTTACTGTTTAACAGGTGGAAATAAAGAAATTCTTCCTGATTTTACCGTGAATTAAAATATTTTTGGTCGTATTGAGTTAATTAAGAAAAACGACCCAACGCCTGCATGCAGCCAATTATTGTACCTAAATTGAATCTCATCCTGATCGTTCTCCTGCTGGGCTGCTTTTCTGCATCGGCACAACCCGATTTTACCTTACCACTGGTAAAACCGAAAAAATACGAGAATAAAACACTGGGTTCGGAA is part of the Lacibacter sediminis genome and harbors:
- a CDS encoding SprT-like domain-containing protein, producing MSKKEVPLHALAAYLPEGSVEPVLQYLHEYKIHLTITRERNSILGDYRHAINQKNHRISVNGNLNKYSFLVTLLHEIAHLLAFENYGFRIAAHGKEWKHEYGKILAQFLLKKIFPADIEKALMKSLQNPSATSCGEEHLMRVLKNYDVRRNGEVLVEELQHDQLFKTKDGRVFQKKEKLRKRHKAIDVKSGAVYLFSGVYEVELMSNQ
- a CDS encoding AtpZ/AtpI family protein; the protein is MPQPTTNKQNRETKTNKQYLMQYASLATQLLVALGLAVFLGLKTDGWLQLNFPLLGWLLPLVVLMAMFYRILKDTSKKP
- a CDS encoding bactofilin family protein, translating into MFNSKSSSQEKDSSTGLATIVASGTEIKGNIESKGDIRVDGTLHGNLTTSSKVLVGPSGKIYGDVVAQQADVLGQINGTIKVTELLYLKGSCQINGNIYAGQLQVDATASFNGECHMGAAAVSNAPLASVLEISKESLNAAANDQ